Proteins from one Podospora pseudoanserina strain CBS 124.78 chromosome 1, whole genome shotgun sequence genomic window:
- a CDS encoding hypothetical protein (EggNog:ENOG503P8RS), translating to MKRSVTDRSWRLPLQLRRQAMHRRTYSDSSEASHCSRASSSSEDQFAFSPATENPPTRSVTSNFTASLDQTADINSEARFSADVAGPSVDTPQGSSSSKSRPIAIEIPSFRRHDTVTGVDASLPPAPLSGRGDIPGGYFPLHEDPQSRVTIPHPFHNDADMARQYSWQKAAESTTNRAASPLSMSMSTSTRNETDHFPFSERSKTTALTAHTPATSYIPMGHHAGIALPLGKYYPTNWERRHGKSSQQQRPSTPAKPASSAGHESQGQKLRREQGHARSGSEVKRRIQQYQRDMVAQATMAARSVVANSAALPAAIGGPDGFFGASQLKTKPKSPRLAPLGSPGPVTPMSLEGEDGGYLTLGRPMTGADAERQAAELEKAMRADEARRNNSHSSPGALSV from the exons ATGAAGCGATCTGTGACAGACCGGTCGTGGAGGCTGCCTCTACAGCTGAGGCGGCAGGCCATGCATCGACGAACCTACTCAGACTCGTCGGAAGCATCCCATTGCTCTCGCGCATCATCGAGCTCCGAAGATCAGTTTGCCTTCTCGCCAGCTACCGAGAACCCGCCAACTCGAAGTGTTACATCCAACTTCACGGCTTCCCTTGACCAGACTGCCG ATATCAACTCCGAGGCCCGTTTCTCCGCCGATGTGGCAGGTCCATCAGTCGACACACCCCAAGGAAGTTCGAGCAGCAAAAGCAGGCCAATTGCCATCGAGATACCATCATTTCGCAGACACGATACTGTTACGGGTGTGGACGCTTCGCTTCCGCCGGCCCCCTTGTCAGGACGAGGTGATATCCCTGG AGGATACTTCCCTCTCCACGAAGATCCCCAATCCCGGGTCACTATTCCCCATCCATTCCACAACGACGCCGACATGGCCAGACAATACTCCTGGCAAAAGGCTGCCGAGTCCACGACCAATCGGGCGGCGAGCCCCTTGTCCATGAGCATGAGCACCTCGACCAGAAACGAAACCGATCACTTCCCCTTTTCTGAGCGCTCGAAAACAACTGCGCTCACTGCTCACACCCCCGCAACGTCGTATATCCCAATGGGCCACCACGCTGGCATTGCGTTACCTCTTGGAAAATACTACCCCACGAACTGGGAGAGACGCCACGGCAAGAgttcccagcagcagcggcccTCGACACCGGCAAAGCCCGCTTCCTCGGCTGGCCACGAGTCTCAGGGGCAAAAGCTGCGTCGGGAACAAGGGCATGCCCGATCCGGCTCTGAAGTCAAACGCCGTATCCAACAATACCAGCGTGACATGGTTGCGCAGGCCACGATGGCTGCGAGGTCAGTGGTAGCTAACAGTGCTGCTCTTCCAGCAGCCATCGGAGGGCCTGATGGGTTCTTCGGTGCCAGTCAGTTGAAGACGAAGCCGAAATCCCCCCGTCTGGCACCGCTCGGCAGTCCCGGACCCGTCACACCAATGTCGctggagggcgaggacggcGGTTACCTGACACTCGGTCGACCCATGACAGGTGCCGATGCCGAGCGTCAAGCCGCCGAGCTAGAAAAGGCTATGCGTGCCGACGAGGCGAGACGGAACAACTCGCATTCTTCACCAGGCGCTCTATCTGTTTAA
- a CDS encoding hypothetical protein (COG:S; EggNog:ENOG503NUXY), whose amino-acid sequence MGWKDNINQRVAASSVGYWFQLEGSGHPKERKGSQFLTEFRAGLATFFAMAYIIAVNANIVADSGGTCVCSNGPNSADPYCKITNTSSPLFNLDYQLCKTEIKKDLITATAATSAMGTFFMGLLANLPVGIAPGMGLNAYFAYTVVGFNGENSVPFQTALTAIFIEGFIFFALALLGMRQWLARAIPRCIKLATSVGIGLFLTIIGLTYAQGIGLVLPGQAVPIQLAGCLEADIADGKCPDSVKMRSPMMWIGIFCGGVFTAMLMLYRVKGAIIAGIILVSIISWPRGTPVTYFPYTELGTNNFNFFKKVVDFHPIQNVLNVVDFNISGADGGAFGLALITFLYVDILDTTGTLYSMARYASLVDPVTQDFEGSTIAYMVDSITIVIGAILGTPPVTAFVESGAGIGEGGKTGLTAMWTGLCFFISIFFAPIFASIPPWATGCVLVLVGSMMVQAVVDINWKYIGDAVPAFICIAIMPFTYSIADGLIAGICLYILINSLVWIIAKASGGRIVPPNFEEKEPWSWSQTGGVIPPWMKRLASGKKDFWRKEHEIPGSPASTEGVTEKIEGKDAGSDKGVNAVAGEGKPEKVA is encoded by the exons ATGGGTTGGAaagacaacatcaaccaacGGGTTGCCGCCAGCTCGGTTGGCTACTGGTTTCAGTTGGAAGGATCTGGACAT CCcaaggaaagaaaggggtCCCAGTTCCTCACCGAGTTCCGTGCCGGCCTTGCGACTTTCTTCGCCATGGCCTACATCATCGCCGTCAACGCCAACATCGTTGCCGACAGCGGCGGTACTTGCGTCTGCTCCAACGGACCCAACAGTGCAGATCCCTACTGCAAgatcaccaacacctcctcacctctgTTCAACCTTGATTACCAGCTCTGCAAGaccgagatcaagaaggactTGATCACTGCCACTGCTGCTACTTCTGCCATGGGAACCTTTTTCATGGGTCTGCTCGCCAACCT GCCAGTCGGTATTGCTCCTGGTATGGGTTTGAACGCCTACTTTGCCTACACCGTCGTCGGTTTCAACGGCGAAAACAGTGTTCCCTTCCAAACCGCTCTCACGGCTATCTTCATTGAAGGAttcatcttcttcgctctcgcTCTCCTCGGCATGCGCCAATGGCTCGCTCGCGCCATCCCTCGCTGCATCAAGCTCGCCACCTCTGTCGGTATCGGTCTGTTCTTGACAATCATCGGTTTGACTTACGCTCAAGGTATCGGTCTCGTCCTGCCCGGACAGGCCGTGCCCATTCAGCTTGCCGGCTGTCTCGAGGCTGACATTGCGGACGGCAAATGCCCCGACAGCGTCAAGATGCGCAGCCCCATGATGTGGATCGGCATCTTCTGCGGCGGTGTCTTCACAGCTATGCTCATGCTCTACCGCGTCAAGggcgccatcatcgccggTATCATTCTCGTGTCCATCATCTCTTGGCCCCGTGGCACCCCCGTCACCTACTTCCCCTACACCGAACTCGGCAccaacaacttcaacttcttcaagAAGGTTGTCGACTTTCACCCTATCCAGAACGTGCTGAACGTGGTCGACTTCAACATCTCGGGTGCGGACGGCGGTGCTTTTGGCCTCGCCCTCATCACGTTCTTGTACGTCGACATCCTGGACACCACGGGTACGTTGTATTCGATGGCTCGTTACGCCAGCCTCGTCGACCCCGTCACCCAGGACTTTGAGGGCTCCACCATCGCTTACATGGTCGACTCGATCACCATTGTCATCGGCGCCATCTTGGGCACCCCTCCCGTCACCGCCTTTGTCGAGTCCGGCGCCGGTATCGGAGAAGGCGGCAAGACCGGCCTCACGGCCATGTGGACAGGTCTCtgcttcttcatctccatcttcttcgcccccATCTTTGCGTCCATCCCGCCCTGGGCCACCGGCTGCGtgctcgtcctcgtcgggTCCATGATGGTGCAAGCCGTTGTGGACATCAACTGGAAGTACATTGGTGACGCCGTGCCAGCCTTCATCTGCATCGCCATCATGCCCTTCACCTACTCCATCGCTGACGGTCTGATCGCGGGCATCTGCCTGTACATCCTGATCAACTCGCTTGTTTGGATCATCGCCAAGGCTTCCGGCGGCAGGATTGTGCCGCCCAActttgaggagaaggagcccTGGAGCTGGAGCCAGACTGGGGGTGTCATCCCTCCCtggatgaagaggttggcgagcGGCAAGAAGGATTTCTGGAGAAAGGAGCACGAGATTCCCGGCAGCCCTGCTTCCACCGAGGGGGTGACGGAGAAGATTGAGGGAAAGGATGCTGGGAGCGACAAGGGGGTGaatgctgttgctggcgagGGCAAGCCTGAGAAGGTTGCGTAA
- a CDS encoding hypothetical protein (EggNog:ENOG503P4UC): MAIGNFTLSYMLFTILHFCQFVLAIAVCALYGVELDRARKANVSGDSKWIYAEVVGGLSALTALLYCIPYILRFAAIWVWNLVLFILWIVLFGIFGKMYINENPEGNHDIVRMRSAVWVVLANAILWLVSFIANLTYWWMHKERRSRFTSRAKV, encoded by the exons ATGGCGATTGGGAATTTCACGCTGAGCTATATGCTCTTCACAATCCTCCACTTCTGCCAGTTTGTCCTCGCCATTGCCGTCTGCGCTCTCTATGGCGTCGAACTGGACCGCGCCCGTAAGGCGAACGTGAGCGGTGATTCCAAATGG ATCTACGCAGAAGTAGTAGGCGGCCTCTCCGCCCTGACAGCCCTCCTCTACTGCATCCCCTACATCCTCCGCTTCGCCGCCATCTGGGTCTGGAACCTCGTGCTCTTCATCCTCTGGATCGTCCTCTTTGGCATCTTTGGCAAAATGTACATCAATGAGAACCCAGAGGGCAACCACGACATTGTGCGCATGCGGAGCGCCGTCTGGGTCGTCCTTGCCAACGCCATCCTCTGGCTCGTCAGCTTCATCGCCAACCTGACCTACTGGTGGATGCacaaggagaggaggagcaggtttACCAGCCGGGCCAAGGTTTAG